Proteins encoded by one window of Desulfovibrio ferrophilus:
- a CDS encoding response regulator, which produces MSILIVDDTKSIRSLIEFFLQTQGYGPILHAESGEQALEILGGDSQDAESQEIELIFLDVIMPGMGGLAACKSIKQDARLANTPIVMITSDLTPQTIEAVFEAGANEIVPKPLDKATLLAKVAAVLND; this is translated from the coding sequence ATGAGCATCCTCATTGTTGATGACACCAAGAGCATTCGCTCCCTGATCGAATTCTTCCTGCAGACGCAGGGCTACGGCCCCATTCTGCATGCCGAGTCTGGAGAACAGGCGTTGGAGATACTGGGCGGCGATTCACAAGATGCGGAGAGCCAAGAAATCGAGTTGATCTTTCTGGATGTCATCATGCCCGGTATGGGCGGCCTTGCAGCCTGCAAGAGCATCAAGCAGGACGCCCGCCTCGCAAACACTCCGATCGTCATGATCACTTCGGACCTGACTCCGCAAACCATCGAAGCCGTCTTCGAGGCCGGCGCCAATGAGATCGTGCCCAAGCCCTTGGACAAAGCGACGTTGTTGGCCAAGGTGGCTGCGGTGCTGAACGACTGA
- a CDS encoding ATP-binding protein produces the protein MTSTKHTVSLADSIGTRLLMLVFAIYVIVTAALTAMHMYSEFDNTKTNVGHELRALVKTLNQGLGTAIYNVDDAQIRSILDGVMESPIVVGILIETEYQGNFTAGEISPLSTPEDTALLTYSDTIMYYEPGSSTIPMGTLTLHSSRSVILGKVWHSLMLILINSVLKTFALWVIFLWMSRAMLSRPLAKLTAAAREIDLDKLDNLTVDAGTKGRNELKVLEEAFNSMIEKLLRSRKQSERLTKSLREAGLQLGEYNRTLEEKVRERTRELNRVLEEVQKSRQTAEIANKAKSDFLASMSHEIRTPLNAIIGISDVLAETELTPEQNQYVNIFRNSGETLLSIINDILDFSKIEAGQVTLEHIPFSIEDVIENACDIMAPSAFDRGVELLCRVDPKIAQMIEGDPTRLHQILSNLISNAIKFTEHGEITVSATHSGGPNKGEILFSVLDTGIGIPEDKKEIIFESFTQADSSTTRLFGGTGLGLAICSRIVHLMNGRIWLEDNPEGGSLFQFTARFGVPIQVQRHQPLSFLRDARVLLVEPNRVCRQALSMDFESLGAEVHAFPDQRTALTIFEHNSEALGYDLILTTDGIQAENSLHPLAGLCASDGRILVLTSPQSGLLHGGDALASTEVALVKPFTHGKLMRALAESPAQQQKKQNVPSLPQATTGLSLLLAEDQAYNRKLIQFYLQGSLHTLIMAENGKQAVELFKAGQFDVVLMDMEMPIMDGYTATRLIRKHELETGQAAIPIIALTAHAFDEHVQKSASAGCSGHLTKPIKKHTFLQALENLTCGNNGNVPSTPEPDMNSAVTVDRAMRPLVEEFLTEVRTHIVSMRKASQQGDLESIRVTGHSLRGAGGGYGFNVITEYGRSLEAAAKADDATLIMDQIDRLEQHLDTVAIRYTD, from the coding sequence ATGACCAGCACCAAGCACACTGTCTCGCTTGCCGATTCCATTGGAACACGGCTGCTGATGCTGGTCTTTGCAATCTATGTCATCGTCACGGCGGCACTCACCGCCATGCACATGTACTCGGAATTCGACAACACCAAGACCAACGTCGGTCACGAGCTCCGAGCTCTGGTCAAGACACTGAACCAGGGACTTGGCACAGCCATTTACAATGTCGACGACGCACAGATCCGCTCCATTCTCGACGGCGTCATGGAAAGCCCCATTGTCGTCGGAATCCTGATCGAAACCGAATATCAGGGAAACTTCACCGCAGGGGAAATCTCGCCGCTTTCCACTCCCGAGGACACCGCCCTGCTCACATACTCGGATACAATCATGTATTACGAGCCTGGTTCCTCCACCATCCCCATGGGGACACTCACCCTGCACTCCAGCCGGAGCGTCATCCTTGGCAAGGTCTGGCACAGCCTGATGCTGATCCTGATCAACTCGGTCCTCAAAACATTTGCCCTATGGGTCATCTTCCTGTGGATGAGCCGGGCAATGCTTTCACGCCCCCTGGCCAAACTGACGGCTGCCGCACGTGAAATCGACCTGGACAAGCTCGACAATCTCACCGTGGATGCAGGCACCAAAGGTCGCAACGAATTGAAGGTCCTTGAAGAAGCATTCAATTCGATGATCGAAAAGCTTTTGCGCTCACGCAAGCAGTCCGAGCGCCTGACCAAGAGCCTGCGGGAAGCGGGATTGCAGCTTGGCGAATACAACAGAACACTGGAAGAAAAAGTACGGGAACGGACCAGGGAACTGAACCGTGTTCTGGAGGAAGTTCAGAAATCCAGACAAACGGCAGAGATCGCCAACAAAGCCAAAAGCGATTTTCTGGCCAGCATGAGCCATGAAATCCGCACGCCTCTGAATGCTATCATCGGCATCTCGGACGTCCTTGCCGAAACCGAACTGACCCCGGAACAAAACCAGTACGTCAATATCTTCCGCAATAGTGGCGAGACGTTGCTATCCATCATCAATGATATCCTCGATTTCTCAAAGATCGAAGCCGGACAGGTCACCCTGGAGCATATCCCGTTCAGTATCGAAGATGTCATCGAAAACGCCTGCGACATCATGGCGCCCAGCGCCTTTGACAGGGGGGTCGAACTCCTGTGCAGGGTGGACCCAAAAATTGCGCAAATGATAGAGGGTGACCCTACCCGCCTGCACCAGATCCTGTCGAATCTCATTTCCAATGCCATCAAATTCACCGAGCACGGGGAAATCACGGTTTCCGCAACGCATTCCGGCGGGCCCAACAAAGGTGAAATCCTGTTCAGCGTGCTGGACACAGGCATCGGCATCCCGGAAGACAAAAAAGAAATCATCTTCGAAAGCTTCACCCAGGCCGATTCTTCCACAACTCGCCTCTTTGGCGGCACCGGGCTTGGTCTGGCAATCTGCAGCCGTATCGTACACCTCATGAACGGGCGTATCTGGCTGGAGGACAATCCCGAGGGAGGCTCACTCTTCCAATTCACAGCCCGATTCGGCGTCCCCATCCAGGTGCAGAGACACCAGCCGCTGTCCTTCCTCAGAGATGCTCGAGTTCTGCTCGTGGAGCCCAACAGAGTTTGTCGCCAAGCCCTGAGCATGGACTTTGAATCTCTGGGAGCAGAGGTTCATGCATTCCCGGATCAACGCACCGCCTTGACTATCTTTGAGCATAATAGCGAAGCCCTTGGTTATGATCTGATTCTGACGACCGATGGCATACAAGCTGAGAACAGCTTGCATCCTCTTGCAGGCCTATGCGCAAGCGATGGCCGCATCCTGGTTCTGACCTCCCCCCAGAGCGGATTGCTGCATGGGGGGGATGCCCTCGCCAGCACGGAAGTCGCTCTTGTCAAACCGTTTACGCATGGCAAGCTCATGCGAGCATTGGCTGAGTCTCCTGCTCAGCAGCAGAAAAAACAGAACGTCCCCAGTCTTCCCCAAGCCACCACCGGACTCTCTTTACTTCTGGCCGAAGACCAGGCCTACAACCGCAAGCTTATCCAATTCTATCTGCAGGGCAGCCTCCACACCCTGATCATGGCTGAAAATGGAAAACAGGCCGTCGAATTATTCAAGGCGGGGCAATTTGACGTGGTCCTGATGGATATGGAAATGCCCATCATGGACGGCTACACAGCCACCCGCCTGATCCGAAAGCACGAACTGGAGACGGGCCAAGCCGCCATTCCCATCATCGCCCTGACGGCTCATGCCTTTGATGAGCATGTCCAGAAAAGTGCCTCGGCAGGTTGCTCTGGCCACCTGACCAAGCCCATCAAGAAACACACCTTCCTGCAGGCGCTGGAAAACTTGACTTGCGGGAATAACGGCAATGTCCCGAGCACGCCCGAACCGGACATGAATTCCGCGGTCACAGTGGATCGGGCCATGCGCCCGCTGGTGGAAGAATTTCTTACTGAGGTGCGTACTCACATCGTCTCCATGCGCAAGGCTTCACAGCAAGGCGATCTGGAAAGCATTCGTGTTACCGGTCACAGCCTCAGAGGTGCTGGCGGGGGATACGGATTCAATGTGATTACCGAGTATGGGCGCTCGCTGGAAGCCGCTGCAAAGGCGGATGATGCAACACTGATCATGGACCAGATCGATCGTCTGGAACAACACCTCGACACCGTGGCAATCCGATATACCGACTAG
- a CDS encoding radical SAM protein codes for MSDNPHIYYGRDRPALKEWGGRLPVALVFAQPSKVALSTLGWQVVWKLLNDCPEIAVERFFWEGGDEPPVAYDSGRELSEFPVIAFSLNFEEEIKGLVEVLGRAGVPARRDDRNGWPLVLAGGPLAFLNPAPVAPAIDLFWVGEAEAGFDTLLVDLASHVLDGGEPGDFVAAVAQRVGVYAPGLTSGTVRRALPENANRTLPEPGHSCFVSPESEFRDMFLLEVNRGCPYGCRFCAAGYIYRPPRHADMATLQAKVEAANPLKVGLVGTALTDWPELLPFLKWLHERGTKFSLASLRADGLSEELLEFLRRTGTRSLTLALEGASRRLRTAVNKRLDEEAFLDAVRRASRLQFNHLKMYLIAGWPGEGPADYEELGEFLKLVAEAIDEGRGGKKKGIDHVTVSASCLVPKPWTPFQWAPMATEKQLSSAMQQIRAVVKPLKGFRAMVEKPSSARLQALLARGGEEIFDLAEAAARPGMSWKKALKQWDVDPAQILDRERDENEVFPWECLEMGVDRKFLWREWQRYKKEQASRHCGDAPCEACNLCGMGKWLQPAK; via the coding sequence ATGAGCGATAATCCGCATATCTATTATGGGCGTGATCGTCCGGCCCTCAAGGAATGGGGCGGGCGACTGCCTGTGGCCCTTGTTTTTGCCCAACCGTCCAAGGTGGCTTTGTCCACCCTTGGTTGGCAGGTTGTGTGGAAGCTGCTCAATGATTGCCCCGAAATTGCGGTGGAGCGTTTTTTCTGGGAGGGGGGCGACGAGCCGCCTGTTGCCTATGATTCGGGACGGGAATTATCCGAGTTTCCGGTGATCGCCTTTTCCTTGAATTTCGAGGAGGAGATCAAAGGCCTTGTGGAGGTTCTGGGTCGGGCAGGTGTCCCAGCACGCAGGGATGACCGGAACGGGTGGCCCCTTGTGCTGGCTGGAGGACCCTTGGCATTCTTGAACCCTGCCCCCGTAGCTCCGGCGATCGATCTGTTCTGGGTGGGGGAGGCCGAGGCCGGGTTTGATACCCTGCTGGTCGATTTGGCCAGTCACGTCCTGGACGGGGGCGAACCAGGTGACTTCGTGGCTGCTGTCGCGCAACGAGTGGGAGTATACGCTCCAGGTCTCACGAGTGGAACTGTGCGCCGGGCGCTTCCCGAAAATGCCAACCGGACGCTGCCCGAACCCGGGCATTCGTGCTTTGTCAGCCCTGAATCGGAATTTCGCGACATGTTTCTGTTGGAGGTCAACAGAGGCTGTCCCTATGGCTGTCGGTTTTGTGCCGCCGGCTATATCTATCGTCCGCCGCGCCATGCTGACATGGCGACCTTGCAGGCCAAGGTGGAGGCAGCCAACCCGCTCAAGGTCGGCCTTGTGGGCACAGCGCTTACGGATTGGCCGGAGCTGTTGCCATTTCTGAAATGGCTCCACGAACGGGGCACCAAATTTTCGTTGGCATCACTGCGGGCCGATGGATTGAGCGAGGAGTTGTTGGAGTTCCTGCGTCGTACGGGTACCCGAAGTCTGACCCTGGCGTTGGAAGGGGCCAGCCGCCGTCTGCGCACTGCCGTGAACAAGCGCTTGGATGAAGAGGCCTTTCTGGATGCCGTGCGCCGTGCCAGCCGATTGCAGTTCAACCATCTGAAGATGTATCTCATTGCAGGCTGGCCCGGAGAAGGCCCGGCCGATTATGAGGAATTGGGCGAATTCCTGAAGCTTGTGGCCGAGGCCATCGATGAAGGGCGCGGAGGCAAGAAGAAGGGAATTGACCATGTGACGGTGAGTGCCAGTTGCCTGGTGCCTAAGCCTTGGACGCCATTTCAGTGGGCTCCCATGGCTACGGAAAAGCAACTCTCCAGCGCCATGCAGCAGATTCGTGCGGTCGTGAAGCCCCTGAAGGGGTTTCGGGCCATGGTCGAAAAACCATCTTCAGCGCGCTTGCAGGCCCTGTTGGCCCGTGGGGGCGAGGAGATATTTGATTTGGCCGAAGCGGCTGCCCGGCCTGGAATGAGTTGGAAAAAGGCCCTCAAGCAGTGGGACGTCGATCCGGCGCAGATTCTGGACCGTGAACGCGATGAGAATGAAGTCTTTCCCTGGGAGTGTCTGGAAATGGGCGTGGACAGAAAGTTCCTGTGGCGCGAATGGCAGCGTTATAAAAAGGAACAGGCCTCGCGGCACTGTGGTGATGCACCGTGCGAGGCCTGTAATCTCTGTGGTATGGGGAAGTGGCTTCAGCCAGCCAAGTAA
- a CDS encoding FmdB family zinc ribbon protein, with protein MPMYEYECEKCGYVFEDLASPDAPCPPCPKCQEQTRKVMSKAAIRTEYASPIDRGVAPIRGYNPTGRKNVCPMAGGCGTGGCGSTVGNDD; from the coding sequence ATGCCGATGTACGAATATGAATGCGAAAAATGCGGATATGTCTTTGAAGACCTGGCTAGCCCCGATGCCCCTTGCCCGCCCTGCCCAAAATGCCAGGAACAGACACGAAAAGTGATGTCCAAGGCTGCCATCCGCACGGAATATGCCAGTCCCATCGACCGAGGTGTTGCCCCCATCAGGGGATACAATCCCACTGGCCGAAAAAACGTGTGCCCCATGGCGGGTGGCTGCGGCACAGGTGGCTGCGGTTCAACAGTGGGCAACGACGACTAA
- a CDS encoding M23 family metallopeptidase, with protein sequence MFRDRKAERRRSLCAKLACAAIVVAGIAFFVVMVHNPSERHVEMTEADGASVIATESISTPEVQVVSAVEPEPMLDVVKLKIKRGQTAAALLSEFLSPGEIHELNNRSKNVYPLSRMKAGRPYRIVSRLGELERFEYEISGEEMLVVARGGAGYDILKEPIVYDTETRVVRGRIDSSLFGAVSDCGESPALAVRLSEIFAWDIDFIRDIRTGDMFSAVVEKRFRDGKFSGYGTIEAAEFVNQGESFKGFLFADKHGIKSYYDENGRSLRKAFLKAPLNFSRISSGFNLRRLHPVLKIRRPHPGIDYAAPMGTPVKTVGDGLIIKKGWDKGGGRYLKIRHNSVYETTYMHLKGFAKGMKQGVRVKQGQVIAYVGSSGMSTGPHLDFRMKKSGSFVNPRRIKSPSCAPIAEKQMAEFETLIGPLLAKLESAGVMHADAAAATDAAANAATAADAANTSVNQ encoded by the coding sequence ATGTTCAGGGACCGTAAAGCCGAGCGTAGGCGCAGCCTGTGCGCGAAGCTGGCTTGTGCCGCTATCGTTGTCGCGGGTATCGCGTTCTTTGTCGTCATGGTGCACAACCCTTCCGAACGTCATGTTGAAATGACAGAGGCTGACGGTGCCTCGGTCATTGCTACCGAGTCCATCAGCACTCCCGAGGTGCAAGTCGTTTCTGCTGTCGAGCCGGAACCAATGCTCGATGTGGTCAAACTGAAAATCAAGCGCGGGCAGACGGCTGCTGCACTGTTGTCTGAATTTCTGTCTCCTGGCGAAATCCACGAGTTGAATAACCGCAGCAAAAACGTGTATCCGCTGTCGCGAATGAAGGCCGGACGTCCGTACCGTATTGTGTCCCGATTGGGTGAACTTGAGCGTTTCGAATACGAAATTTCCGGGGAAGAAATGCTGGTGGTCGCCCGTGGTGGTGCGGGCTATGATATTTTGAAGGAGCCCATCGTCTATGACACCGAGACGCGAGTGGTCCGTGGTCGGATCGATTCCTCGTTGTTCGGTGCCGTGTCCGATTGCGGCGAGAGCCCGGCCTTGGCAGTGCGCCTGTCCGAGATTTTTGCCTGGGACATCGACTTCATCCGGGACATCCGCACGGGTGACATGTTCAGTGCCGTGGTGGAAAAGCGGTTCCGTGATGGCAAGTTTTCTGGTTACGGTACCATCGAGGCTGCTGAATTCGTGAACCAGGGTGAGTCTTTCAAGGGCTTTCTGTTTGCGGACAAGCACGGCATCAAAAGCTATTACGATGAGAATGGTCGTTCCCTGCGCAAGGCCTTCCTGAAAGCTCCTCTTAATTTTTCGCGGATTTCATCGGGCTTCAACCTGCGTCGGTTGCACCCCGTTCTGAAGATTCGTCGCCCTCATCCGGGCATTGACTATGCCGCCCCCATGGGCACTCCGGTCAAGACCGTGGGTGACGGCCTGATCATCAAGAAGGGCTGGGACAAGGGCGGCGGTCGATATCTGAAGATTCGCCATAACAGTGTGTACGAGACCACCTACATGCATCTGAAGGGCTTCGCCAAGGGCATGAAACAAGGTGTTCGGGTCAAGCAGGGGCAGGTCATCGCTTATGTGGGGTCCTCGGGCATGTCCACAGGGCCACACCTGGACTTCCGCATGAAAAAGAGCGGCAGCTTCGTCAATCCCAGGCGCATCAAATCTCCGTCCTGCGCTCCCATTGCTGAAAAACAGATGGCGGAGTTCGAGACTCTGATCGGCCCGCTGCTGGCCAAACTGGAAAGTGCCGGAGTCATGCATGCAGATGCCGCTGCCGCTACAGATGCTGCTGCGAATGCGGCAACTGCTGCCGATGCTGCAAATACATCCGTGAACCAATAG
- the ftsZ gene encoding cell division protein FtsZ encodes MDYLELENDSCAKIKVFGAGGGGGNAVNNMICSALRGVEFIVANTDVQALNKSKAEHKLQLGEKLTKGLGAGANPEIGRDAALESMDLIREQVDGADMVFVTAGMGGGTGTGAAPVIAQCAKEAGALTVGVVTKPFYFEGKRRLQAAEDGIKALSDSVDSLISIPNDRLLSLASKKATFLEMLKKADEVLYFAVKGISDLIMVPGLINLDFADVKAVMSEMGLAMMGTGIARGETRAREAAMKAITSPLLEDVSIDGAKGVLLNVTCGPDLTIDEVSEAASTISEAADEDARIYFGTVFDQDAGDEMRITVIATGIESNAMHMAPPVDDKMAKLLQLQGGRAGKMAQPVPRSSIAPEISGGSVREERIQRGLNAARGDKDLEIPAFLRAKGTRAQGAVQAQPEPVRAVKAQSFSAPTHQIREAQPQTMSVQQTGTSSPGTEDFVFDEEEFEIPSFIRMQAD; translated from the coding sequence ATGGATTACCTCGAGCTTGAAAATGACAGTTGCGCAAAAATCAAGGTGTTCGGCGCTGGCGGCGGCGGCGGAAACGCCGTGAACAACATGATCTGCTCTGCATTGCGCGGAGTTGAGTTCATCGTTGCAAACACGGATGTGCAGGCGCTCAACAAGAGCAAGGCAGAGCACAAGCTTCAGCTTGGCGAAAAGCTGACCAAGGGCCTTGGTGCAGGCGCAAACCCGGAGATCGGCCGTGATGCCGCTCTGGAGAGCATGGATCTGATCCGCGAACAGGTCGATGGTGCGGACATGGTGTTCGTGACCGCCGGTATGGGTGGCGGAACGGGTACGGGTGCTGCTCCGGTCATCGCCCAGTGCGCCAAGGAAGCTGGCGCACTCACCGTGGGTGTTGTGACCAAACCCTTTTACTTTGAAGGCAAACGCCGCTTGCAGGCTGCCGAGGATGGCATCAAGGCCCTGTCCGACAGTGTGGACAGTCTGATTTCCATCCCCAACGACAGGCTGCTGTCTCTGGCATCCAAGAAGGCAACCTTCCTGGAAATGCTCAAGAAAGCCGATGAAGTGCTGTACTTCGCGGTCAAGGGCATTTCCGATTTGATCATGGTTCCCGGTCTGATCAACCTGGACTTCGCGGACGTCAAGGCCGTGATGAGCGAGATGGGTCTGGCCATGATGGGTACCGGTATCGCACGGGGCGAGACCCGCGCCCGCGAGGCCGCCATGAAGGCCATCACCAGTCCGCTTCTGGAAGATGTATCCATCGATGGTGCCAAGGGTGTGCTGCTCAACGTGACCTGCGGACCCGACCTGACCATTGATGAGGTTTCCGAAGCCGCCAGTACCATCTCTGAGGCAGCCGACGAAGATGCCCGTATCTATTTCGGTACGGTCTTCGATCAGGATGCCGGAGATGAAATGCGTATTACCGTCATCGCCACGGGTATCGAGAGCAATGCCATGCACATGGCCCCTCCTGTGGACGACAAGATGGCTAAATTGCTGCAGTTGCAGGGTGGACGCGCAGGCAAGATGGCCCAGCCCGTTCCCCGGTCTTCCATTGCTCCGGAGATCTCTGGAGGATCGGTCCGTGAGGAACGCATCCAGCGAGGGTTGAACGCTGCCCGGGGTGACAAGGATTTGGAAATTCCGGCCTTCCTGCGTGCCAAGGGCACCAGGGCACAGGGCGCTGTTCAGGCTCAGCCCGAACCCGTCCGCGCAGTTAAGGCTCAGTCCTTTTCTGCCCCCACGCATCAGATCCGCGAGGCACAGCCTCAGACCATGAGCGTGCAGCAGACCGGGACCTCAAGCCCCGGCACCGAAGACTTTGTCTTCGATGAAGAGGAATTCGAGATTCCGTCCTTCATCAGGATGCAGGCTGACTAA
- a CDS encoding ATP-grasp domain-containing protein, translating into MILLDKPYVSEYLKGRIAMHNIPVLDTPEARAALGASPNLMPAERFSAMAREAEAPRLYANSENAIGWIARHLADTGLPDRIDRFKNKVRFRQLLQPMYPDYGFAAVAFDELDEVDPSFYGKPFIIKPAVGFFSLGVHKVESDEQWPQTVAAIRDEVDSIRSQYPEQVLAVDTFIIEENIPGDEYAVDVYWDEAGQPVILNILYHMFPDENHLNDRVYVTSPDIVREHLAGFTELMDSIGRLAGLKNFPSHIELRLDADGRVGLIEANPMRFAGWCVADLTWHAWGIDPYSMYLCGERPDWDALIAQREGTVTSVVIADISSDVATSDIAAVDYDAFTRHFTEPLELRRIDWTEYPVFAFMFARHTKDNLSELDSILRSDLKEYLRMK; encoded by the coding sequence ATGATTCTGCTCGATAAGCCGTATGTCTCCGAATATCTGAAAGGACGCATCGCCATGCACAATATTCCGGTGCTGGATACTCCAGAGGCCCGTGCCGCCTTGGGAGCAAGTCCGAATCTGATGCCTGCTGAACGGTTTTCCGCAATGGCACGTGAGGCCGAGGCTCCGCGCCTGTATGCCAATTCCGAGAATGCCATTGGCTGGATCGCTAGGCATCTTGCAGATACGGGGCTGCCGGACCGCATTGACCGCTTCAAGAACAAGGTGCGCTTCCGCCAACTGCTTCAGCCCATGTACCCGGATTACGGATTTGCCGCCGTGGCCTTCGATGAGCTGGACGAAGTGGACCCATCGTTCTATGGCAAACCGTTCATCATCAAGCCTGCTGTAGGTTTTTTCAGCCTTGGTGTGCACAAGGTTGAGAGTGACGAGCAATGGCCACAGACCGTCGCTGCCATCCGGGACGAGGTGGACAGCATCCGCTCCCAGTATCCGGAGCAGGTGCTGGCCGTGGACACCTTCATCATCGAAGAGAATATTCCCGGTGATGAATATGCGGTGGATGTCTACTGGGACGAGGCAGGCCAGCCCGTTATCCTGAATATTCTGTACCACATGTTCCCGGATGAGAATCATCTCAATGATCGGGTCTACGTGACCTCGCCGGATATAGTGCGAGAGCATCTGGCCGGATTCACGGAGTTGATGGACAGCATCGGACGTTTGGCCGGGCTGAAGAATTTCCCTTCACATATCGAGTTGCGCTTGGATGCGGATGGCCGGGTCGGACTCATTGAAGCCAACCCCATGCGTTTTGCGGGCTGGTGCGTGGCTGATTTGACTTGGCACGCCTGGGGTATTGATCCCTATAGCATGTATCTGTGTGGTGAACGCCCGGATTGGGATGCCTTGATTGCCCAGCGGGAAGGGACCGTGACCAGTGTTGTCATTGCGGATATTTCATCGGACGTTGCCACTAGCGATATTGCAGCGGTGGATTACGATGCCTTCACGCGGCATTTCACCGAACCGCTGGAACTCAGACGCATTGACTGGACGGAATACCCCGTTTTTGCCTTCATGTTTGCACGCCACACCAAGGATAACTTGTCTGAACTGGATAGTATCCTGCGTTCGGATCTCAAGGAATATCTGCGGATGAAGTAG
- a CDS encoding HD-GYP domain-containing protein produces MPDNPQTSTPPLGENDFFAISPKLIRPWGKGRFTLFLKQGGSYVLYTRKGEAFTASHREKLDGLGINQVYVQSGERAGYTRYLIDNLKDILDDEGISLEQRSQAWHQASVALTRKLFEERLPKGFSKRRFKEIVELLRSSVDFFAVKGALKHLASLVAPGYKLYNHSLGVTVLTAFVLGTYEHADKALITKCCAGAMLHDLGKSLLDDTVLDADPSQLTNGLLAAFRAHPSAGVGLCSSVPLEQETLNCILFHHEHCDGSGFPSGLGGEALPYYVRVLAVCNEYDGLTRASGWRSALSPYEALYRIKSHKEAFDLDALKRLILVLSNAEIKISN; encoded by the coding sequence ATGCCAGACAATCCACAGACTTCCACGCCGCCACTTGGTGAAAACGATTTTTTTGCCATCAGCCCGAAACTCATCCGGCCTTGGGGCAAGGGGCGATTCACCCTGTTTTTGAAACAGGGCGGGTCCTATGTTCTGTACACCCGCAAGGGTGAAGCCTTTACCGCTTCACACCGCGAGAAGCTCGACGGGCTCGGAATTAATCAGGTCTACGTCCAGAGTGGTGAACGGGCGGGCTATACCCGCTACCTCATCGACAATCTGAAGGATATCCTCGACGACGAGGGGATTTCTTTGGAGCAGCGGAGCCAGGCCTGGCACCAGGCCTCCGTGGCACTGACCAGGAAGTTGTTCGAGGAGCGCCTGCCCAAGGGGTTTTCCAAACGTCGATTCAAGGAGATCGTGGAACTCCTTCGCTCCAGCGTGGATTTCTTCGCGGTCAAGGGGGCACTCAAGCATCTGGCCAGCCTCGTGGCCCCCGGTTACAAGCTGTATAACCACAGCCTGGGCGTGACGGTGCTCACAGCGTTCGTTTTGGGGACATACGAGCACGCGGACAAGGCCCTGATTACCAAATGCTGTGCCGGGGCCATGTTGCATGACCTGGGCAAATCACTGCTGGACGATACTGTGCTGGACGCTGATCCTTCTCAATTGACCAACGGATTGCTGGCTGCGTTCAGGGCACATCCCTCGGCAGGAGTCGGACTGTGTTCTTCGGTTCCTCTGGAACAGGAAACACTGAATTGCATTCTGTTTCATCATGAACATTGCGATGGCTCGGGTTTCCCCTCCGGACTTGGTGGCGAAGCGCTGCCGTACTATGTTCGGGTCCTGGCCGTGTGCAACGAATACGATGGTCTGACTCGTGCTTCCGGGTGGCGTTCTGCGCTTTCGCCTTATGAAGCCCTGTATCGCATCAAGTCTCACAAGGAAGCCTTTGATCTGGACGCCCTGAAGCGCCTGATCCTGGTGCTGTCCAACGCCGAAATCAAGATCTCCAACTAG